The proteins below are encoded in one region of Bremerella sp. P1:
- the ftsH gene encoding ATP-dependent zinc metalloprotease FtsH, with product MDNNDDSPKRRGDKGNSGNLWYILVAGALVFLLAMYLLQSGSEELAQPDLEKLIASIDDKPAEGVEPGVTVKRKDSDGKVSSIRYSNLRNVEIGPSSVTAVVDRYNNDSKDPSTAKTDGQKIVTYLVRSENAAGKIQTMLDEVGFTDYKATGPPNFFEIYGGPLLMIGLGIAFCYFMIRRIGGTGSAIAFGRSRGKLHMQDDLNISFDDVAGIEEAVDEVKEIVDFLRSPEKYQELGGRIPKGVLLVGPPGTGKTLLAKAIAGEAGVSFFSMSGSDFVEMFVGVGAARVRDLFQQAAAKSPCIIFIDELDALGKARGGGIVGGHDEREQTLNALLVEMDGFEANAGIIIIAATNRPEMLDPALLRPGRFDRQVLVDRPDAGGREDILRVHVRSVKLDDTVNLKSVAAITTGFSGADLANLVNEAALLAARKGKAAVGMEEFDEGVERVTAGLEKKQRVMHEDEKLRVAYHESGHALVAYCLPNTDPVHKVSIIPRGLAALGYTMQRPTEDRFLMTQSELESRIQVLLAGTLAEEMVYEEISTGAQNDLERATEIARSMVTDYGMSGLGRVNFRASGRSAFIPEQSEERARSHSEETYREIDLEIKRIIDQLLKRTKEMMEDRRAALVALTERLMELEVVDAEELKRVIEETSGGPRIVPGTEVKRHGTPKEINSDDIPPAGAADQGS from the coding sequence ATGGATAACAACGACGATTCTCCCAAACGGCGGGGCGATAAAGGTAATTCTGGCAATCTCTGGTACATCTTGGTGGCAGGGGCACTCGTGTTCCTGCTTGCTATGTACTTGTTGCAGTCGGGTTCCGAAGAGCTTGCCCAGCCTGACCTGGAGAAACTGATCGCTTCGATCGACGATAAGCCCGCCGAAGGCGTCGAGCCTGGCGTAACCGTCAAGCGAAAGGATAGCGACGGCAAAGTTTCCAGTATCCGCTACTCAAATTTGCGAAATGTCGAAATCGGTCCCAGCTCGGTCACGGCCGTTGTGGATCGATACAACAACGACAGTAAGGATCCAAGCACCGCGAAGACCGACGGGCAGAAGATTGTGACCTACCTGGTCCGCAGCGAAAACGCGGCCGGCAAGATCCAAACGATGCTCGATGAAGTGGGTTTCACCGACTACAAGGCGACCGGCCCCCCGAACTTCTTTGAAATCTATGGCGGTCCGCTGCTGATGATTGGGCTGGGGATTGCGTTCTGCTACTTCATGATTCGCCGTATCGGCGGGACTGGCAGTGCGATCGCCTTCGGTCGAAGCCGCGGCAAGCTGCACATGCAGGACGATTTGAACATCAGCTTCGACGACGTTGCCGGCATCGAAGAAGCCGTGGACGAAGTGAAGGAAATCGTCGACTTCCTCCGCTCGCCCGAAAAGTACCAGGAACTGGGTGGACGCATTCCCAAGGGGGTGCTGCTGGTCGGCCCTCCAGGAACGGGTAAGACGCTGCTGGCCAAGGCCATCGCCGGCGAAGCAGGCGTCTCGTTCTTCAGCATGAGCGGAAGCGACTTCGTTGAAATGTTCGTCGGTGTCGGTGCGGCCCGTGTGCGTGACTTGTTCCAACAAGCCGCAGCGAAGAGCCCTTGTATCATCTTCATCGACGAGTTGGATGCCCTGGGTAAGGCCCGCGGCGGCGGCATTGTCGGTGGGCATGACGAACGCGAACAAACGCTCAATGCCCTGCTGGTCGAGATGGACGGCTTTGAAGCGAATGCCGGGATCATCATCATCGCGGCAACCAACCGTCCCGAAATGTTAGACCCTGCCCTGCTCCGCCCTGGTCGATTCGATCGCCAGGTGCTGGTCGACCGACCCGACGCAGGCGGACGCGAAGACATCCTCCGCGTCCACGTACGCAGCGTGAAGCTCGACGATACGGTCAACCTGAAGAGTGTTGCCGCGATCACCACCGGTTTCTCCGGTGCTGACTTGGCCAATCTGGTCAACGAAGCGGCCCTGCTTGCCGCTCGTAAGGGCAAAGCGGCTGTGGGTATGGAAGAATTCGATGAAGGGGTCGAACGTGTTACCGCTGGTCTCGAGAAGAAGCAGCGTGTGATGCACGAAGACGAAAAACTGCGTGTGGCCTATCACGAAAGTGGCCATGCTCTGGTCGCGTACTGTCTTCCCAATACCGACCCGGTGCACAAGGTCTCGATCATTCCTCGCGGTTTGGCGGCCCTGGGTTACACGATGCAGCGACCAACCGAAGATCGCTTTCTGATGACGCAAAGTGAACTGGAAAGCCGCATTCAGGTGCTGCTTGCCGGAACGCTGGCCGAAGAAATGGTCTACGAAGAGATCTCGACGGGTGCCCAAAACGACCTGGAGCGGGCGACCGAAATCGCTCGGAGCATGGTCACCGACTACGGTATGAGCGGCTTAGGCCGGGTGAACTTCCGTGCCAGCGGACGTTCGGCCTTCATTCCGGAGCAGTCGGAAGAACGAGCCCGGTCGCACAGCGAAGAAACCTATCGCGAGATCGACCTCGAAATCAAACGCATCATCGACCAGTTGCTCAAACGCACCAAGGAGATGATGGAAGATCGTCGAGCAGCATTAGTTGCTTTGACCGAACGTCTGATGGAACTGGAAGTCGTCGATGCCGAGGAACTGAAACGCGTCATCGAAGAAACCTCCGGCGGTCCTCGCATTGTGCCAGGCACCGAAGTGAAGCGGCACGGAACGCCTAAGGAGATTAACTCGGACGACATCCCGCCTGCCGGTGCGGCGGATCAAGGAAGCTAG
- a CDS encoding response regulator: MRNSEHPTMLITDDDRAFRETMAEVFARRGFEPILAANGDEAIHVAQGTTVHVALFDFHMPERTGLESISACRSLGINIPYILLTGGLDQAIANQAESVEVFSLLEKPVSIQIVTGVVKEAMASHYSWYEAGR; encoded by the coding sequence ATGCGAAATTCTGAACATCCCACAATGTTGATCACCGACGACGATCGCGCCTTCCGCGAGACGATGGCGGAGGTGTTTGCTCGTCGCGGGTTTGAACCCATCCTGGCAGCCAACGGCGACGAGGCAATCCACGTAGCTCAGGGAACTACAGTTCACGTCGCACTATTCGATTTCCACATGCCCGAGCGAACCGGTTTGGAGTCGATTTCGGCCTGTCGCAGCCTGGGAATCAACATTCCCTACATTCTTTTGACCGGCGGACTCGACCAAGCCATCGCCAATCAGGCCGAGAGCGTGGAAGTCTTCTCACTGCTGGAGAAGCCTGTCAGTATTCAGATTGTGACCGGCGTAGTGAAAGAAGCGATGGCCAGCCATTACTCATGGTATGAAGCAGGGCGATAA
- a CDS encoding succinate dehydrogenase cytochrome b558 subunit produces MRRLHSLTGLIPIGAYMVVHLSVNASVFGSPRLFQRLVFHIHSLGPLLPLVEWSLIFLPIIFHAVYGLIITKDGNPNTQSYPYNSNFRYTMQRATGLIAFLFIAWHVFHMHGWIHASFWVNNIAHPLFGAQFSPYNAASSGAEAMQASIIVPILYAIGVLAATFHFTNGLFTFGITWGFWISAKAQEKAKIVANVLFVVLAVVGMTSIIGLYSMSSEKIAEVRKEEDKAYELLVETGDIVPNDHKHSKESKYYHAEESDDAAQAESKR; encoded by the coding sequence TTGCGTCGCCTGCATTCTTTAACCGGCCTGATCCCCATCGGTGCCTACATGGTGGTGCACCTCTCGGTGAACGCCAGCGTGTTCGGCTCGCCGCGGTTGTTTCAGCGGTTAGTGTTTCATATCCATTCGCTGGGGCCACTGTTGCCGCTGGTCGAATGGTCGCTGATCTTTCTGCCGATCATCTTTCACGCCGTGTACGGCTTGATCATCACGAAAGATGGCAACCCGAACACGCAAAGCTACCCCTATAACAGCAACTTCCGCTACACGATGCAGCGGGCAACAGGGCTGATTGCGTTCCTGTTTATTGCCTGGCACGTGTTTCACATGCACGGTTGGATTCATGCCAGCTTCTGGGTGAATAACATTGCTCATCCGCTGTTCGGTGCTCAGTTCTCGCCGTACAACGCGGCCAGTAGCGGTGCCGAAGCGATGCAGGCCTCGATCATCGTGCCGATTCTCTACGCGATCGGCGTGCTGGCGGCCACGTTCCACTTCACCAACGGTCTGTTCACCTTTGGGATTACCTGGGGTTTCTGGATCAGTGCCAAGGCCCAGGAGAAGGCCAAGATTGTGGCCAACGTGCTGTTCGTTGTTCTGGCCGTCGTTGGCATGACTTCGATCATCGGGCTTTACTCGATGAGTTCAGAGAAGATCGCCGAAGTGCGTAAGGAAGAAGACAAAGCCTACGAGCTGCTGGTCGAAACAGGCGACATTGTGCCGAACGATCATAAGCACTCCAAAGAGTCGAAGTACTACCACGCGGAAGAATCGGACGACGCCGCCCAGGCCGAGTCGAAGCGTTAA
- the sdhA gene encoding succinate dehydrogenase flavoprotein subunit, which translates to MAEKRVLVVGGGLAGLAATMKLAELGIKVDLMSLTPVKRSHSVCAQGGINSVNDATRQLGDDEYKHFDDTVYGGDFLNHQPPVYEMAMWAPKVIDLMDRLGVPFNRTTEGFIDRRRFGGTLYKRTAFAGATTGQQLLYALDEQVRRWEVEGLVKKYEMWDFLGPIQNEDGTCVGAVAQDLYSMEIRSFKADAVVVATGGCGLIYGRSTMSMTCNGSAASRCVQAGAKYGNGECIQVHPTAIPGADKLRLMSESARGEGGRVWVPKTPHDSRAPKDIPESERYYFLEERYPEYGNLVPRDIATREIFDVCVNGGLSVETDRQCVYLDLTHIEASELNRKLGGILDIYRKFQGVDPCYTPMRIFPAVHYSMGGLWTNYEKKESGGLVAGSPINQQTNIPNLYAIGEVDYHYHGANRLGANSLLSCIFSGLFIAPGLETLLSSMSPGTSAADQPASLYEAAVKEHQERHDNLLKQKGDENPYLIHQELGNMMTNIATVVRKNAQLEEGIGKLADLKERAWKCALSDTGNWSNQNVLFTKALQDMFPIAEAILKGALQRDECRGAHYKPEFELPGLTATDPVEHRRQAEEWCDKFEANVDKFLKSTIATYDGKDVNISYEEVDTSIEPPRPRLYGLVGAEQISEVWKERKAKKKAAAQGDPAAATG; encoded by the coding sequence ATGGCAGAGAAGCGAGTTCTAGTTGTCGGTGGTGGTTTGGCCGGTCTGGCTGCCACCATGAAGCTGGCCGAGTTGGGCATCAAAGTCGATTTGATGAGCCTCACGCCGGTCAAACGCTCGCACAGTGTGTGTGCTCAGGGTGGCATTAATAGTGTCAACGACGCCACTCGCCAACTGGGTGACGACGAATATAAGCACTTCGACGACACCGTCTACGGTGGCGACTTTCTGAATCACCAGCCTCCGGTCTACGAAATGGCCATGTGGGCTCCGAAGGTCATCGACCTAATGGATCGCCTGGGCGTTCCATTCAATCGAACGACGGAAGGTTTCATCGACCGTCGTCGTTTCGGCGGTACGCTCTACAAGCGAACGGCTTTCGCCGGTGCTACCACCGGACAGCAGCTGCTCTACGCCCTGGACGAACAAGTTCGCCGCTGGGAAGTCGAAGGCCTGGTCAAGAAGTACGAGATGTGGGACTTCCTTGGCCCAATCCAGAACGAAGACGGAACGTGCGTCGGTGCGGTTGCTCAAGACCTATACAGCATGGAAATCCGCTCGTTCAAGGCCGACGCCGTTGTCGTCGCGACCGGCGGGTGCGGTTTGATCTATGGCCGCAGCACGATGAGCATGACCTGTAACGGTTCGGCCGCCAGTCGCTGCGTGCAGGCCGGTGCCAAGTACGGTAACGGTGAGTGCATCCAGGTGCATCCGACGGCCATCCCCGGTGCGGATAAGCTTCGCCTGATGAGCGAGTCGGCTCGTGGTGAAGGGGGACGTGTTTGGGTTCCCAAGACCCCTCATGATTCTCGCGCTCCGAAAGACATTCCCGAATCGGAACGTTACTACTTCCTGGAAGAACGTTATCCGGAATACGGCAACCTGGTTCCTCGCGACATCGCCACGCGTGAAATCTTCGATGTCTGTGTGAACGGCGGACTCAGCGTTGAGACCGATCGACAGTGCGTTTACCTTGACCTGACGCACATCGAAGCGAGCGAACTCAATCGTAAGCTGGGCGGTATTCTCGATATCTACCGCAAGTTCCAAGGTGTCGACCCGTGTTACACGCCGATGCGGATTTTCCCGGCGGTTCACTACAGCATGGGTGGCCTGTGGACTAACTACGAGAAGAAAGAAAGCGGCGGTTTGGTTGCCGGTTCGCCGATCAACCAGCAGACGAATATCCCGAACTTGTACGCCATCGGCGAAGTCGATTACCACTACCACGGTGCAAACCGGTTGGGGGCGAACTCGCTGTTGTCGTGTATCTTCTCGGGGTTGTTCATCGCACCGGGTCTGGAGACCTTGCTGAGCAGCATGTCCCCAGGCACCTCGGCTGCCGATCAGCCAGCTTCGCTTTACGAGGCGGCCGTCAAGGAACACCAGGAACGTCACGACAACTTGCTCAAGCAGAAGGGGGACGAAAACCCTTACCTGATCCATCAGGAGCTGGGCAATATGATGACCAACATTGCGACGGTCGTGCGAAAGAACGCGCAGCTCGAAGAAGGCATCGGCAAGCTGGCCGACCTAAAGGAGCGAGCTTGGAAGTGTGCTTTGAGCGATACGGGCAACTGGTCAAACCAGAACGTGCTGTTCACCAAGGCCCTGCAAGACATGTTCCCGATCGCCGAGGCGATCCTCAAGGGTGCGTTGCAGCGTGACGAATGCCGCGGTGCTCACTACAAGCCCGAGTTTGAACTACCAGGCCTCACCGCTACCGATCCCGTCGAACATCGTCGTCAGGCCGAAGAGTGGTGCGACAAGTTTGAAGCAAACGTCGATAAGTTCCTCAAGAGCACCATCGCGACCTACGATGGAAAAGACGTCAATATCAGCTACGAAGAAGTCGATACAAGCATCGAGCCACCACGGCCTCGCCTGTACGGCCTCGTTGGAGCCGAACAGATCAGTGAAGTTTGGAAGGAACGGAAAGCGAAGAAGAAAGCCGCAGCCCAAGGCGATCCCGCCGCTGCGACTGGTTAG
- the sdhB gene encoding succinate dehydrogenase iron-sulfur subunit → MIAHSQNTPKTFFVKILRQDGPGKPSYWQRFELDYESELNVISVLQKIAAKAKTSNGEKTTPVCWDCGCLEEVCGACTMVINGKVRQSCSCLVDKLLEDGNEIELRPMTKFPVVRDLFVDRSRMFNALKKVKGWIPADGYYDLGPGPKQSRGNQEMAYPLSECMTCGCCVEACPQYSKIELMPHSGESDADFEKRKLDAYSHGFVGPAAISQVVLFNLHPTGKMMAGERLDALTDEGGIQVCGNAQNCVAVCPKKIPLTMSIGKIGRDTTFNTLRKWFDRPASKH, encoded by the coding sequence ATGATTGCCCATTCGCAAAATACGCCAAAAACGTTCTTCGTGAAAATCCTTCGCCAGGATGGTCCGGGGAAACCAAGCTATTGGCAACGGTTCGAGCTCGACTACGAATCCGAACTGAACGTGATCAGCGTGCTGCAGAAGATCGCCGCCAAGGCGAAGACTTCCAACGGCGAGAAGACCACGCCTGTTTGCTGGGATTGTGGCTGCCTGGAAGAAGTTTGCGGTGCCTGCACGATGGTGATCAACGGCAAGGTTCGTCAGTCCTGCTCGTGCCTGGTCGACAAGCTGCTGGAAGACGGCAACGAGATCGAACTTCGTCCGATGACCAAGTTCCCGGTCGTGCGGGACCTGTTCGTTGATCGTAGCCGCATGTTCAACGCCCTGAAGAAGGTCAAAGGTTGGATCCCGGCCGACGGTTACTACGACCTGGGGCCAGGTCCGAAGCAGTCGCGCGGGAACCAGGAAATGGCCTACCCGCTGAGCGAATGCATGACGTGCGGCTGCTGCGTGGAAGCATGCCCGCAGTACTCGAAGATCGAATTGATGCCGCATTCCGGCGAATCAGATGCCGACTTCGAGAAGCGTAAGCTCGATGCCTACAGCCATGGCTTTGTCGGCCCCGCGGCGATCAGCCAGGTGGTGCTGTTCAACTTGCACCCCACCGGCAAGATGATGGCTGGAGAACGCCTCGACGCACTGACCGACGAAGGTGGTATTCAGGTTTGCGGTAACGCCCAGAACTGTGTGGCCGTCTGCCCAAAGAAGATTCCGCTGACGATGAGCATCGGCAAGATCGGGCGTGATACGACCTTCAACACGCTTCGCAAATGGTTCGATCGCCCCGCGAGCAAGCACTAA
- a CDS encoding SDR family NAD(P)-dependent oxidoreductase, translated as MTDASSSLRFDGKVALITGASDRGIGGAIVERLSKEGASIVVANRHEPKRVLKRLERQGTPFLYQNCDVTSDEQIAALKTAAEEKFGKIDYLINNAGIELCQNLEDYAEGQWQQLLDINLTGAIRMTRAFLPLLPSPGGVILNVASALGLGGCVGFSVYSASKAGLNGFTQSLAWELGPKKIRVVAVAPGIVTTPMAMRFAEECETREEVEQLRQDIEACHPLGVGVPHDVANAVAFLVSEEASWITGVTLPLGWAPHYDLPMHRYV; from the coding sequence ATGACAGATGCTTCCAGTTCTTTAAGATTCGACGGCAAGGTGGCCCTGATTACCGGGGCCAGCGATCGCGGTATCGGCGGAGCGATTGTCGAGCGTCTCTCGAAAGAAGGAGCCTCGATTGTCGTTGCCAATCGCCACGAGCCCAAACGCGTTCTCAAGCGGCTCGAGCGACAAGGCACCCCGTTTCTCTATCAAAACTGCGATGTCACCAGCGACGAGCAGATTGCGGCACTGAAGACCGCGGCCGAGGAAAAGTTCGGCAAGATCGATTACCTGATCAATAACGCCGGCATCGAGCTTTGCCAGAACCTGGAAGACTACGCTGAAGGTCAGTGGCAACAACTGTTGGATATCAACCTGACCGGTGCGATTCGCATGACCCGGGCATTTCTGCCGCTGCTGCCATCGCCCGGCGGTGTCATCCTCAATGTGGCCTCAGCCCTGGGGCTGGGTGGGTGCGTTGGCTTCTCGGTTTACAGTGCCAGTAAAGCAGGCCTCAACGGCTTCACGCAGTCGTTGGCCTGGGAACTGGGGCCGAAGAAGATCCGCGTCGTCGCCGTCGCTCCTGGTATCGTCACCACGCCGATGGCCATGCGTTTCGCCGAAGAATGCGAAACCCGCGAGGAAGTCGAACAGCTACGCCAGGATATCGAAGCCTGTCATCCGTTGGGCGTTGGCGTGCCGCACGACGTAGCCAACGCCGTCGCGTTTCTCGTCTCGGAAGAAGCCAGCTGGATCACCGGCGTCACGCTGCCGCTGGGCTGGGCACCGCACTATGACTTGCCGATGCATCGGTATGTTTAG
- a CDS encoding alpha/beta fold hydrolase encodes MKTENKTLNIAGKKTQLTILGEGPPLLYLHSAGGETEPIAFHHKLAEKYTVYLPAHPGFALSEGLDQIEDIHDLAWHYVDLLGELNLENVPVVSYSLGAWTAAEVKLIRPNLIGPLVMIAAAGLHVDGSPMEELFIDSFDKLRELLFFDPASQEAIDYFPADTNDPRILMWLRAREATARVGWNPYLHDPKLAGHLHRLDGPVQVIWGRHDKLIPLAHGEYYTEHLPNAKLAVLEECGHMVPYEKTDEAAAITLDFLGSV; translated from the coding sequence ATGAAAACTGAAAACAAGACGCTCAACATCGCCGGTAAGAAAACGCAGCTCACCATCCTGGGCGAAGGTCCTCCGCTGCTTTACCTGCACTCAGCTGGCGGCGAGACCGAACCGATCGCGTTTCATCACAAGCTGGCCGAGAAGTACACCGTCTACCTACCGGCTCATCCTGGCTTCGCGCTCAGCGAAGGCCTGGACCAGATCGAAGACATCCACGACCTGGCCTGGCACTATGTCGACCTGCTGGGCGAGCTAAACCTGGAGAACGTTCCGGTCGTCAGCTACTCTCTGGGTGCCTGGACCGCGGCCGAAGTGAAACTGATTCGCCCCAACCTGATCGGCCCGCTGGTGATGATCGCCGCAGCCGGTTTGCACGTGGATGGGTCCCCGATGGAAGAGCTGTTCATCGACAGCTTCGACAAGCTCCGCGAGTTGCTCTTCTTCGATCCCGCCAGCCAGGAAGCGATCGACTACTTCCCAGCCGATACCAACGACCCGCGGATCCTCATGTGGCTGCGAGCACGTGAAGCGACGGCTCGTGTTGGCTGGAACCCTTATCTGCACGATCCCAAACTGGCAGGGCACCTGCATCGGCTGGACGGCCCGGTACAAGTCATCTGGGGCCGTCATGACAAGCTGATCCCATTGGCCCACGGCGAGTACTACACAGAGCATTTGCCCAATGCCAAGCTGGCCGTCCTGGAAGAGTGCGGGCACATGGTCCCCTACGAAAAGACGGACGAAGCCGCCGCAATCACGTTGGATTTCTTGGGTTCGGTCTAG
- a CDS encoding LLM class flavin-dependent oxidoreductase — MKFFAFHLMPWDRLPDDFAEKYDTAWTWLPNEMFDPEHGGELYNNYLDQLVLADQLGFDGVCVNEHHQNAYGTMPSPNLMASILARQTKNCRIAVVGNAIPFYDPPTRCAEEFSMIDCISGGRLIAGLVVGGGPEYYSFSKNPTFAREMYREAFDLIIRAWTEPGPFEHYGKHWKLKYVNPWPRPIQQPHPPIWIPGAGSRETIQFVAQRRFAYMGIPYFHMDFFQRNFDMFRDECEKCDYTTDPEQLGWLLPIYCAETDEQAWAEYEPHLWYFVKKLLKGLVVFPPGYTSARSIAGIQKGLQQFMSTCETREDIEAGGYAIVGSPDTVRQKLSERIKKLGVGNLLGLFQLGTLPHDMTCKNMKLFAEKVMPGLREEMNAALTS, encoded by the coding sequence ATGAAATTCTTCGCCTTCCACTTGATGCCCTGGGACCGGTTGCCGGACGACTTTGCCGAGAAGTACGACACGGCCTGGACCTGGCTCCCTAACGAAATGTTCGACCCAGAGCATGGCGGCGAACTGTACAACAACTATCTCGATCAGTTGGTGCTCGCCGACCAGCTGGGCTTCGACGGGGTGTGCGTCAACGAGCATCACCAGAATGCTTACGGCACGATGCCCAGCCCGAACCTGATGGCCTCGATCCTGGCCCGTCAGACCAAGAACTGCCGCATCGCCGTGGTGGGCAACGCGATTCCCTTCTACGATCCGCCCACCCGCTGCGCCGAAGAGTTCTCGATGATCGACTGCATCAGCGGCGGTCGATTGATTGCCGGTCTGGTTGTCGGTGGTGGTCCTGAATACTACAGCTTCTCGAAGAACCCGACGTTTGCCCGCGAGATGTACCGGGAAGCGTTCGACTTAATCATTCGTGCCTGGACCGAGCCAGGTCCGTTCGAGCACTACGGCAAGCATTGGAAGCTGAAGTACGTCAATCCATGGCCGCGTCCGATCCAGCAGCCGCATCCGCCAATCTGGATCCCCGGAGCTGGTAGCCGCGAAACGATTCAGTTCGTCGCTCAGCGCCGCTTCGCCTACATGGGCATTCCGTACTTTCACATGGACTTCTTCCAACGCAACTTCGACATGTTCCGCGACGAATGCGAGAAGTGCGACTACACAACCGATCCGGAACAGCTTGGCTGGCTGCTGCCGATCTACTGTGCGGAAACGGATGAACAAGCCTGGGCCGAGTACGAACCGCATCTCTGGTACTTCGTGAAGAAGCTGCTCAAGGGCTTGGTGGTCTTCCCGCCTGGCTACACGTCGGCTCGCTCGATCGCTGGCATCCAGAAGGGCCTGCAGCAGTTCATGAGCACCTGCGAAACCCGCGAAGACATCGAAGCAGGCGGGTACGCCATTGTCGGCAGCCCCGACACCGTGCGTCAGAAGCTATCCGAACGCATCAAGAAGCTGGGCGTGGGCAACCTGCTGGGCTTGTTCCAACTCGGTACGCTACCGCACGACATGACCTGCAAGAACATGAAGCTGTTCGCCGAAAAGGTCATGCCCGGCCTTCGCGAAGAGATGAATGCCGCTCTGACGAGTTAA